The DNA sequence AGCCGCCTTTAAGAATCCATGCCGCGTCTTTCCGGGCGAACAGACGAGCCAACAGGCGATCAAAAGATACCTCCCGCATAAGACGCTGGAGATCTAATTCTTCGGTTTTTGCTTTTTGTTTAAGTCGGTCTTCTAAGGCGCGGCGGAACGCCGTCGGGGTTGCATACTTCTTCGGCTTGTCCATTATTGGTCTCCCCTGAGTTGCTCGATTTCTTTCTTTATGGCGGCAGGAATCCGTTTGGCGCGGGCCAGTTCCGTGTGGGTAATGAGCCCGAGCTGGAACGCTTGCTTCACCGCTTGCTGCATGTGATCCATCTGGACCGTGCGGACGACCAGAAGATCGGCGATGGTTTTAAGCGCCCCGGTCACTTTAACGCCGAATCTGGTCTCAATATCGTCTTTGTGTACACTGCCCCGGTGAAGGACCGGGGTTTTGGACAGGGTGCTCCTGCGTTGAAAAGAGCTAGGCACAGTCATGTGCAGCCTGGCCGGACTGATATCCGAAAGATCATAAAGGCTCAGCGCCGTTTCATGTGAATAGACGCCCTGCGGCTTGTCGTTACGATTGCGCGACCACAGCCACCAAAACATGAGGTCTGGCCGTTCCGCCGGCGGAAACTTGGCCAGGCGATAAATTCCGCGGCGCTCCCTGATCCAGTTGCCCGTCCGGACATGGTAGCCGTGGTTTTTCTGGCTGAAACCCGCCGCCTCCGCCTGCTTGGTTGTGAAATAACCG is a window from the Elusimicrobiota bacterium genome containing:
- a CDS encoding type IV toxin-antitoxin system AbiEi family antitoxin domain-containing protein, whose product is MTNNRHSHKETFERLYKIAEGQGGYFTTKQAEAAGFSQKNHGYHVRTGNWIRERRGIYRLAKFPPAERPDLMFWWLWSRNRNDKPQGVYSHETALSLYDLSDISPARLHMTVPSSFQRRSTLSKTPVLHRGSVHKDDIETRFGVKVTGALKTIADLLVVRTVQMDHMQQAVKQAFQLGLITHTELARAKRIPAAIKKEIEQLRGDQ